The following are from one region of the Paenibacillus sp. JZ16 genome:
- a CDS encoding aldolase: MLQTFKPTTYKAFGFSIHSDIPLPELQPVVLPDDYADIVVRYADLTERWLEGSDKSNKTWVCTEDMVMFRVPELAIFAIENGSTISVSPEKGAAEDKIRLYVLGSCMGALLLQRKILPLHGSAVVIDHKAYAFIGHSGHGKSTLASAFLQKGYQLLTDDIIAVTLDQQNIPYATPAYPQQKLWQESLEVFGMDSRQFRPLFERETKYAVPVTSQFSNNPLPLAGIFELVKTDCSQLHIREIDKLEKLPLLHRHTYRNQLLSGSGLTKWHFDITARMSGSMAMYQIQRPLNEHTVHELTAMVVDAISE; the protein is encoded by the coding sequence ATGCTTCAAACGTTTAAGCCAACCACATATAAGGCCTTCGGGTTTTCCATTCATAGTGACATTCCCCTGCCTGAGTTACAGCCCGTCGTCCTCCCGGATGATTATGCCGATATTGTCGTCCGTTATGCTGATCTGACTGAAAGATGGCTTGAAGGATCTGATAAATCGAATAAAACATGGGTATGTACTGAAGATATGGTCATGTTCAGAGTGCCTGAACTCGCTATTTTTGCAATAGAGAACGGGTCGACCATCTCTGTCTCTCCAGAGAAGGGGGCAGCGGAGGATAAAATCCGGCTGTACGTGCTTGGATCTTGTATGGGTGCCCTTTTATTGCAGCGTAAAATACTCCCCCTGCACGGCAGCGCGGTAGTGATTGACCATAAAGCCTATGCCTTCATCGGCCATTCCGGACACGGGAAGTCGACGCTGGCCTCTGCCTTTCTGCAGAAAGGCTACCAATTATTAACGGATGACATTATCGCTGTGACGCTGGACCAACAAAATATTCCTTACGCAACGCCAGCTTATCCTCAACAAAAGCTTTGGCAGGAAAGCCTTGAAGTCTTCGGTATGGATTCCAGGCAATTTCGACCTTTGTTCGAGCGTGAAACCAAGTACGCCGTCCCCGTCACATCCCAATTCTCCAATAATCCCCTGCCGCTGGCTGGCATTTTTGAGCTCGTGAAGACCGATTGCAGTCAACTACATATACGTGAGATTGATAAATTAGAGAAGCTGCCGCTGCTGCATCGTCATACCTATCGAAACCAACTTCTATCCGGCAGCGGATTAACGAAGTGGCATTTTGACATCACGGCGCGTATGTCCGGGAGTATGGCTATGTACCAGATTCAGCGTCCATTAAACGAACATACCGTGCACGAGCTAACGGCCATGGTTGTAGATGCCATAAGTGAATAA
- a CDS encoding paeninodin family lasso peptide, with protein MKKEWSVPALEVLDIKMTMAGPGSAIPDGVQPDPDEMVHTS; from the coding sequence ATGAAAAAGGAATGGAGCGTACCTGCTTTGGAGGTTCTTGACATCAAAATGACCATGGCTGGTCCTGGTAGTGCAATTCCGGATGGAGTGCAACCGGATCCGGACGAAATGGTTCACACCAGCTAA
- a CDS encoding asparagine synthase-related protein — translation MGALAGIYRFHGEPIPTDNSELIMSALSKYPADQSAVWQQDYIMMGCHAQWITEQAVHEILPYYDPQRGLAITADAILDNRDELMEQLHVPKVQRSHMTDSEILLQAYEKWSERMPERLVGDFAFAIWDARKQLLFGARDFSGARTLYYHLDEQQFSFCTMMTPLLTLPYIHKELNERWLAEFLAIRGVFEPPDASTTVYNHIYQIPPSHSFIVKQNRLWISRYDSLANVQPLQLRSSEEYEEAFREVFHKAVTSRLRRSSLQIGAHLSGGLDSGSVASFAARALQQENRMLHTFSYIPEDEFKDWTPKHRFADERPLIRQTVQFVGNIHDHYLDFKGHSPFTEIDDWIDILESPYKFFDNSFWLRGIYAQAQQRGIGILLNGARGNYSISWGPAIEYYTRLMKKFNWLHLSREINQYSRNVGVGRKRLYSILCRKALPSLTRIRPSGSSADLPQLIHSDFAERAGIYDKLQDRAFTGIGSTDDLPDDPLEARIQHFNRVNMWSATGSSGCKLSLRYSVWSHDPTNDLRVIRFCLSTPMEQFVHNGMDRALIRRSTSGLLPDSIRLNQRTRGIQAADSIHRMRSDWPAFIDELDHLSRDSRMQQFINMPVLEEALSEARQGMDPNQAYGPSIKLLMRSLILYRFLQKNF, via the coding sequence ATGGGCGCACTTGCGGGTATTTATCGTTTTCATGGAGAGCCGATTCCAACGGATAACAGTGAGCTCATAATGTCAGCATTAAGCAAGTATCCTGCCGATCAAAGCGCCGTTTGGCAACAGGACTATATTATGATGGGGTGTCATGCCCAATGGATTACAGAGCAAGCCGTCCACGAAATACTTCCTTATTACGATCCGCAGCGCGGACTTGCCATCACGGCCGACGCCATCCTAGACAATCGGGATGAGCTTATGGAACAACTGCATGTGCCGAAAGTCCAAAGGTCGCACATGACAGACAGTGAAATCCTGCTGCAGGCTTATGAGAAATGGTCCGAACGGATGCCGGAACGATTGGTCGGAGATTTTGCTTTTGCCATATGGGATGCACGCAAACAGCTGCTGTTCGGGGCAAGGGATTTCTCAGGCGCAAGAACGCTATATTATCATCTCGATGAGCAGCAGTTCTCCTTCTGTACAATGATGACTCCCTTGCTCACTTTACCTTATATACATAAAGAGCTTAACGAGCGTTGGCTAGCCGAGTTTCTGGCGATCCGCGGTGTGTTCGAACCCCCGGATGCTTCAACCACTGTGTACAATCATATTTATCAGATCCCGCCTTCCCACTCCTTCATCGTTAAACAGAACCGGTTATGGATCAGCCGATATGACAGCCTGGCTAATGTGCAGCCTTTGCAGCTCCGTTCATCCGAGGAGTATGAAGAAGCCTTTCGTGAGGTGTTTCATAAAGCCGTAACCTCAAGGCTTCGTCGTTCAAGTCTGCAAATCGGCGCTCATCTTAGTGGTGGTTTGGATTCGGGCTCCGTTGCAAGCTTTGCTGCCAGAGCGCTTCAGCAGGAAAACCGGATGCTTCATACTTTCAGTTACATACCGGAAGACGAATTCAAAGATTGGACGCCAAAACACAGATTCGCTGACGAGAGGCCGCTCATCAGGCAGACCGTACAGTTTGTGGGCAACATCCATGATCATTACTTGGATTTCAAAGGTCACAGTCCCTTTACGGAAATCGACGACTGGATCGACATCCTGGAATCTCCTTACAAGTTCTTTGATAACTCTTTTTGGTTAAGAGGAATTTATGCGCAAGCGCAGCAGCGCGGGATCGGAATTCTGTTGAATGGTGCACGGGGGAATTACAGCATATCTTGGGGACCCGCGATTGAGTATTACACGCGACTTATGAAAAAGTTCAACTGGCTTCATCTATCCCGCGAGATCAATCAGTATAGCAGGAACGTTGGAGTTGGACGTAAGCGGTTATACTCCATCCTTTGTCGTAAAGCATTGCCTTCCCTTACAAGGATAAGGCCATCCGGATCATCAGCTGATTTGCCGCAGCTCATTCATTCCGACTTTGCTGAACGCGCAGGGATCTACGACAAGCTGCAGGATCGCGCGTTTACCGGAATTGGTTCAACAGACGATCTTCCAGATGATCCACTGGAAGCAAGAATTCAGCATTTTAACCGGGTTAACATGTGGAGCGCCACCGGGTCAAGCGGCTGCAAACTGTCCCTTCGTTATTCCGTATGGAGTCACGATCCGACCAATGATCTGCGCGTCATTCGTTTCTGCTTGTCAACGCCCATGGAGCAATTTGTTCATAACGGCATGGATCGGGCTTTAATTAGACGCTCTACTTCAGGCTTGCTCCCTGATTCCATCCGGCTTAACCAGAGAACAAGAGGCATCCAGGCAGCCGATTCTATCCATCGAATGCGAAGCGACTGGCCTGCATTTATCGATGAACTGGATCATCTGAGTCGTGATTCTAGAATGCAGCAGTTCATTAACATGCCTGTTCTCGAAGAAGCTCTATCGGAGGCCCGTCAGGGAATGGATCCAAATCAAGCCTATGGCCCGTCCATTAAACTCCTCATGCGCAGCCTCATTCTGTACCGATTTCTTCAAAAAAACTTTTGA